In the Candidatus Woesearchaeota archaeon genome, one interval contains:
- a CDS encoding DUF3380 domain-containing protein has translation MHEMYFFIFQVFLIGVVTIALFQYVNSVATDMSFEKKYAALDAGLLMSVVQTAPGFTFHKFQAPHFEEINKDAKVQMYFRDSVVVVHELEEIQEFKGKFIQDRSLMNYLKNALFNFEEPIFYKAGNKVFVSDNSNQNLHQQLCSNTNTTFPEWRDEKTILLKKLGKVPEAKAIVSAVIDPSQMPSTLPGAPQQIATDNEIDQFLAQEAQKLGVEFVFFKALTIVEAGGKFFSSDGRIVIRMEPHVFNSRHLGPEFKKVKRDDAGSWGTSTINGRMIGGVSCQGGQENEYKCFEKAITINEKAAYLSISMGAPQIMGFNHKTAGYSSPQEMFKDFQASGLNQVKGFIKFVENYRTLLKSAQSKNFASFGQTYNGDTTGKYAAKLEKIYNQQKIKYSGGSAVATSTGGANSVSSGTVPTSALTTSIVNSISTSFSSFGGITGMATGDTEESGKEGNGGKKLEDLDPKDYVSHTSEDADNGELESDYSHVELTEEDIGESSLVGMSFVDLNGLPIDCTKGLYAEQTIDTTLKEKIEAKAFGSKKTLKQEIIESATTKGFHPAMLATFAQLETNLGKEDTCQKTYQKSMITKCGATSQNICSDGTNTDRAQLDCTMNETDFAYRTAISGQDLFGTPKYTKCDYFFKDLDPLKIWSCIFCSMKDNKLAKEAIGNCQNEDLPPEQCTVNCEYSSKVLSEYCSWSNYFGPEFKLNSEAQEEQIKTSTLITEEDIEKTQEVTTYFDKIIKLLTDDLNARYSINEQKPSIQIGIGGPGDGEVDKALKIFISAESKDIDSNRKLACLIINELMTPESEVEFTQIIPVATAKLGANNPLKFLDYARDVDSNSAGDQIDKSKLVGSESKVAVFIDLGRFAPSEVQPQQIAYAIDNAVSRYYGTKPKYQVDGFTIKAKYGLQDQIKSSPSSCQQASSKKLFLQYPAHPDYPEGRQGELGMVWLPKQTLCGGSFPLIIMLHGWRNSEKPNANLYLGEDSTHAFDLLAEVMINAGKIQPVIIAAPMDDPKNEQEMNKPYWKQDEYDVTTHVEKINEVLASDKITISSVSVLGHGSAICGGGVRRAVENIQNIDLSSSAGAGPTKAALYLVGLFDGGCNQLNYAQFVTESISSDKTIVSQFHNGLTTGDDSSADTLKGETSDNYLTQTIYSQNYQEAYKNKLKPWYTYKLKLKDQDISHTKVPEIGFAELLLAHFSLGQSVVTPKSTQTASISPSQGTPGTGGVDYSKTELPKFSSYSEFKKHFASLSTEQKIGLWGFGKARKETRYIVFHDGGGYALKTLIWDWAARSQKLDYLPECQSKPELSICQSRRVSSHYHIGCDGTLTALIPDHITAFHAGCNPSNPSCYFKSVNSKSIGIDFRNCKKSGGSPYTAEQHAAGKQLMQTLSTKYNLPLDDDHVVAHFEVGMHGDPSKGFNWAAVGLTDHRTNGYCCRHPTEQNCARYVSKAGGSSWSCA, from the coding sequence ATGCATGAAATGTATTTCTTTATTTTCCAAGTATTTCTAATAGGAGTAGTAACTATCGCCCTTTTTCAATACGTAAATTCAGTTGCAACCGATATGAGTTTTGAAAAAAAATATGCAGCACTTGATGCAGGACTATTAATGTCAGTTGTGCAAACTGCTCCAGGATTTACCTTTCATAAATTTCAAGCACCCCATTTTGAAGAAATAAATAAAGATGCCAAAGTACAAATGTATTTTCGAGATTCAGTAGTCGTCGTACACGAACTTGAAGAAATACAAGAATTTAAAGGAAAATTTATTCAAGACAGAAGTCTTATGAATTATTTAAAAAATGCATTATTTAATTTTGAAGAACCAATTTTTTACAAAGCAGGAAACAAAGTATTTGTAAGTGATAATTCTAATCAAAATCTTCATCAACAATTATGTTCAAACACAAACACAACATTTCCTGAATGGCGTGATGAAAAAACAATTCTTTTAAAAAAATTAGGAAAAGTTCCTGAAGCAAAAGCAATAGTTTCTGCAGTAATTGATCCTTCTCAAATGCCTTCCACTCTGCCTGGCGCCCCACAACAAATTGCAACAGATAATGAAATAGATCAATTCCTAGCACAAGAAGCCCAAAAATTAGGAGTTGAGTTTGTTTTTTTTAAAGCACTAACCATAGTTGAAGCAGGAGGTAAGTTTTTCTCAAGTGATGGTCGAATAGTAATTCGAATGGAGCCACATGTTTTTAATTCAAGACATTTAGGACCTGAGTTTAAAAAAGTTAAACGAGATGATGCAGGAAGTTGGGGAACTAGTACAATTAATGGGCGAATGATAGGTGGAGTTAGTTGTCAGGGGGGACAAGAAAATGAATACAAATGTTTTGAAAAAGCAATAACTATCAATGAAAAAGCAGCATACTTGTCAATTAGTATGGGTGCACCACAAATTATGGGGTTTAATCATAAAACTGCAGGTTATTCTTCTCCTCAAGAAATGTTTAAAGACTTTCAAGCATCGGGACTTAATCAAGTTAAAGGATTTATTAAATTTGTAGAAAATTATAGAACTTTACTAAAGTCTGCACAATCAAAAAACTTCGCATCATTTGGGCAAACATATAATGGTGATACTACTGGAAAATATGCAGCAAAACTTGAAAAAATATATAATCAACAAAAAATAAAATATAGTGGAGGATCAGCAGTTGCAACAAGTACGGGCGGCGCTAATTCTGTAAGTTCAGGTACTGTTCCAACAAGTGCATTAACAACCTCAATTGTGAATTCTATTTCCACATCTTTTTCTAGTTTTGGAGGAATTACCGGAATGGCAACGGGAGACACTGAAGAATCTGGTAAAGAAGGAAACGGGGGGAAAAAATTAGAAGATCTTGATCCTAAAGATTATGTATCTCACACAAGTGAAGATGCTGATAATGGCGAACTTGAGTCAGATTATAGTCATGTAGAATTAACAGAAGAAGATATTGGAGAATCTAGTTTGGTTGGAATGTCATTTGTTGATTTGAATGGACTGCCAATTGATTGCACTAAAGGATTATATGCAGAACAAACAATCGATACAACTCTTAAAGAAAAAATAGAAGCAAAAGCATTTGGATCAAAGAAAACACTCAAACAAGAAATAATTGAATCAGCAACAACAAAAGGATTTCATCCTGCAATGCTTGCAACATTTGCACAACTTGAAACAAATCTTGGAAAAGAAGATACTTGTCAAAAAACATATCAAAAAAGTATGATTACAAAATGTGGTGCAACTTCCCAAAATATTTGTTCAGATGGAACTAACACTGATCGAGCACAACTTGATTGTACAATGAATGAAACTGATTTTGCGTATAGAACTGCGATTTCTGGACAAGATTTATTTGGAACTCCAAAATATACAAAATGCGATTATTTCTTTAAAGATTTAGATCCATTAAAAATTTGGAGTTGTATTTTTTGCTCTATGAAAGATAATAAACTTGCAAAAGAAGCAATAGGCAATTGTCAAAATGAAGACTTACCTCCTGAACAATGCACTGTTAATTGTGAATATTCCTCGAAGGTTTTATCAGAATATTGTTCTTGGTCAAATTATTTTGGGCCTGAATTTAAACTTAATTCTGAAGCACAAGAAGAACAAATTAAAACAAGTACTTTAATTACTGAAGAAGATATAGAAAAAACTCAAGAAGTAACCACTTATTTTGATAAAATAATAAAATTATTAACTGATGATTTAAACGCGCGTTATTCTATTAACGAACAAAAACCATCAATACAAATTGGTATTGGAGGACCAGGAGATGGGGAAGTAGATAAAGCACTTAAAATATTTATTTCTGCTGAATCAAAAGATATAGATTCTAATCGAAAACTTGCTTGTTTAATTATTAATGAACTTATGACTCCTGAAAGTGAAGTTGAATTCACACAAATAATTCCTGTGGCAACAGCTAAGTTGGGTGCGAATAATCCATTAAAATTTTTAGATTATGCGAGGGACGTTGATTCAAATTCTGCAGGCGACCAAATCGACAAATCAAAACTTGTCGGATCAGAATCAAAGGTTGCCGTATTTATTGATTTAGGACGATTTGCACCCTCCGAAGTTCAACCACAACAAATAGCATATGCAATTGATAATGCAGTAAGTAGATACTATGGAACAAAGCCCAAATATCAAGTGGATGGTTTTACAATCAAAGCAAAATATGGATTGCAAGATCAAATTAAATCATCACCTAGTTCTTGTCAACAAGCAAGTTCAAAAAAATTATTTTTACAATATCCTGCTCACCCAGATTACCCAGAGGGAAGGCAAGGAGAACTTGGCATGGTGTGGTTACCCAAACAAACACTATGTGGAGGATCCTTCCCTCTAATTATTATGCTTCACGGATGGAGAAATTCTGAGAAACCAAATGCAAATTTGTATTTAGGTGAAGATAGTACGCATGCATTTGATTTACTTGCGGAAGTTATGATTAATGCAGGCAAGATTCAACCAGTAATAATCGCAGCTCCAATGGATGATCCAAAAAATGAACAAGAAATGAACAAACCTTATTGGAAACAAGATGAATATGATGTTACAACACACGTTGAAAAAATAAATGAAGTACTTGCGTCAGATAAAATAACAATAAGTAGTGTTAGTGTGCTTGGTCATGGAAGTGCAATATGTGGTGGAGGAGTTAGACGAGCTGTTGAAAATATTCAAAACATAGATTTAAGTTCGAGCGCAGGAGCAGGACCAACAAAAGCAGCATTATATTTAGTTGGATTATTTGATGGTGGGTGTAATCAATTAAATTATGCTCAGTTTGTAACCGAATCAATAAGTTCTGATAAAACAATTGTATCTCAGTTTCATAATGGACTTACAACTGGAGATGATAGTAGCGCAGATACATTAAAAGGAGAAACATCAGACAATTATTTAACACAAACAATTTATTCACAAAATTATCAAGAAGCATATAAAAATAAACTTAAACCTTGGTATACTTACAAACTCAAGTTAAAAGATCAAGATATTTCTCACACTAAAGTTCCTGAAATTGGTTTTGCAGAATTACTTCTTGCGCATTTTAGTTTAGGTCAATCAGTTGTAACTCCAAAATCAACGCAAACTGCAAGTATTTCACCTAGTCAAGGAACTCCAGGAACTGGAGGGGTGGATTATTCAAAAACAGAACTTCCCAAATTTAGTTCTTATAGTGAGTTCAAAAAACACTTCGCAAGTTTATCAACAGAACAAAAAATTGGGTTGTGGGGTTTTGGAAAGGCTAGAAAAGAAACAAGATATATAGTATTTCATGATGGGGGAGGTTATGCATTAAAAACTCTAATTTGGGATTGGGCTGCAAGATCACAAAAATTAGATTATTTGCCTGAATGTCAAAGCAAACCTGAACTTTCAATTTGTCAGTCTAGACGAGTATCTTCACATTATCATATTGGATGTGATGGAACACTAACTGCTTTAATTCCAGATCACATAACTGCATTTCATGCAGGATGCAATCCATCAAATCCTAGTTGTTATTTTAAAAGTGTAAATTCAAAATCTATAGGAATTGATTTTAGAAATTGTAAGAAATCAGGAGGAAGCCCATATACTGCAGAACAACATGCAGCAGGAAAACAATTGATGCAAACATTAAGTACTAAATATAATTTACCGTTAGATGATGATCATGTAGTTGCACACTTTGAAGTTGGGATGCATGGAGATCCATCCAAAGGATTTAATTGGGCTGCAGTAGGACTCACAGATCATAGAACTAATGGTTATTGTTGTAGACATCCAACTGAGCAAAATTGTGCAAGGTATGTTTCAAAAGCAGGAGGAAGTAGTTGGTCTTGCGCGTAA
- a CDS encoding YdcF family protein — MNLLVLTILFIFLVSLVSVQAITYAQHSPKWKPEWNDYIAEGIDTKAPKLLDETFLPPDAFEICPGLKGSSTDQKKAFWALFFASFAKFESGFNPGTTFDEKALSQKYGKEIISEGLLQLSYGDGKNHPPCEISKAKQNVQDPKVNLQCGTVIMKNQIIKKGVLFPDGKHYYWSVLTKNRANGVETYKKVQDYFLKYAPQLGFCGEGDVSSASSQSSCQLTTNAQPNEFKNMLILGNVEESVRVKRINGAYELMQKGNYENIIVSGGCGAHKSAKDNCESVHMAKLLEQKGVSSDKIYQEGKSGSTNSNYKNSIKLTKPDGSLVFKPGEKTVVVSNHPHAKSVAYCLRYVNKIDAYYYIVGESSVPMIVPEDSKVNYAGMVTSCMLSKKEVECASAVEGSGVVSQTPPSSISQSGVFVPQISYLPTFSSTFRKTDYSFNPSFRLDVAYDFEIYNKIVEQVKELKRCKGDVDCVEEELKQRSNNLWMGKIFSDVQKATGGDELFSFWMGKHAGRIVNEETKTLENSIGIDVGEVPEWNLYCENPAEDAVSSIAEFIDDCARVKDTNCYCEFETPERFVNLFIDFDVRLNSNPSSKNVVISLPEPLEVDQSIYSGEYGLFGSSLFGDKYKFNSKSFEVSDALLYTVRDNSLMTDALDFVTMQDTPEGKFLVGNFDFELDEYSSIYLTKNSSEIDMGLYFDVPDSSMKQCDMEQTPMRFFKFCVKSFSTFYAFDPQKKKLEEKDVVIKFAEIFRTSLPEVQNFKAMSLYGFEGGTWVMWDEITEGDMDSYQIFVLDPSKSGKISKISPEEALVKQFSGDLGDVKLEKIDVSSSEEIQSIDLTRFICSDATDTCTISYEGESEQGSAIELLPEQLYYVKQGHYYLYFIPELEIGKNYWMGIYGVDVDDYKSPAITGITAKSEDKLPPAIVNLEVEEVTFKEEEAGTVRFFVTEIPSYNLDGTELNFTEISRIDLFCANTATPQIGSNLAEQKIVSLGALPFPVLEVTHPFSALKTCPKDLDQTSHFFAIAVDKSGNSFKGEFPTDYTYPLFFSE, encoded by the coding sequence ATGAATTTATTAGTTTTAACTATCTTGTTTATATTTTTAGTATCATTAGTTTCTGTTCAAGCAATAACTTATGCACAACATTCGCCAAAATGGAAACCTGAATGGAATGATTACATTGCCGAAGGAATTGACACAAAAGCACCCAAGTTACTTGATGAAACTTTTTTACCGCCAGATGCTTTTGAAATATGTCCTGGATTAAAAGGATCGAGCACAGATCAAAAAAAAGCATTTTGGGCATTATTTTTCGCATCATTTGCTAAATTTGAATCAGGATTTAATCCTGGAACTACATTTGACGAAAAAGCACTATCTCAAAAATACGGAAAAGAAATAATTAGTGAAGGCCTCTTGCAATTAAGTTATGGTGATGGAAAAAATCATCCTCCTTGTGAAATAAGTAAAGCAAAACAAAATGTTCAAGATCCAAAAGTAAATCTTCAATGTGGCACAGTAATTATGAAAAATCAAATAATTAAAAAAGGAGTTTTATTTCCTGATGGTAAACATTATTATTGGTCAGTTCTAACAAAAAATAGGGCTAATGGTGTTGAAACATACAAAAAAGTTCAAGATTATTTTTTAAAATATGCCCCTCAATTAGGTTTTTGTGGGGAGGGGGATGTAAGTTCTGCTAGTTCTCAATCAAGTTGTCAACTAACAACCAATGCACAACCAAATGAATTTAAAAATATGTTAATTTTAGGAAATGTTGAAGAGTCAGTTCGAGTTAAACGAATTAATGGCGCATATGAATTAATGCAAAAAGGCAATTATGAAAATATTATAGTTTCTGGAGGGTGTGGTGCACATAAATCTGCAAAAGACAATTGTGAATCAGTACACATGGCGAAATTATTAGAACAAAAAGGAGTTTCTTCCGATAAGATATATCAAGAAGGAAAATCTGGAAGCACAAATTCTAATTATAAAAATTCCATAAAATTAACTAAACCTGATGGTTCTTTAGTTTTTAAACCAGGAGAAAAAACAGTTGTTGTCTCAAATCATCCGCATGCAAAATCAGTTGCATATTGTTTAAGATATGTTAATAAAATTGATGCATATTATTATATTGTGGGTGAATCATCTGTTCCTATGATAGTTCCAGAGGATTCTAAAGTAAATTATGCAGGAATGGTTACTAGTTGTATGCTTTCAAAAAAAGAAGTCGAATGTGCTTCTGCAGTAGAAGGTTCAGGCGTTGTTTCACAAACTCCTCCTTCAAGTATATCACAATCAGGAGTATTTGTTCCACAAATATCCTACTTACCAACATTTTCTAGTACTTTTCGTAAAACTGATTATTCATTTAATCCTTCATTTAGACTTGATGTCGCTTACGATTTTGAAATATATAATAAAATAGTTGAGCAAGTAAAAGAATTGAAGCGATGTAAGGGAGACGTTGATTGCGTTGAAGAAGAATTAAAACAAAGATCAAATAATTTGTGGATGGGAAAAATATTTTCAGATGTTCAAAAAGCAACTGGTGGAGACGAACTTTTTTCATTTTGGATGGGAAAACACGCAGGGCGAATAGTAAATGAAGAAACTAAAACTCTTGAAAATTCTATAGGAATTGATGTTGGAGAAGTTCCTGAATGGAATTTATATTGTGAAAATCCTGCAGAAGATGCAGTAAGTTCAATTGCAGAATTTATTGATGATTGTGCACGAGTAAAAGATACAAATTGTTATTGTGAATTTGAAACCCCTGAACGATTTGTTAATTTATTTATTGATTTTGATGTTAGACTTAATTCTAATCCTAGTTCAAAAAATGTTGTTATAAGTTTACCTGAACCTCTCGAAGTCGATCAAAGTATTTACTCAGGAGAATATGGTTTGTTTGGGAGTAGTTTATTTGGAGATAAGTATAAATTTAATTCAAAATCATTTGAAGTTTCTGATGCGCTACTTTATACTGTTCGAGATAATAGTCTTATGACTGATGCGTTAGATTTTGTAACTATGCAAGATACGCCCGAAGGAAAATTTTTAGTTGGTAATTTTGATTTTGAGCTTGATGAATACAGTTCAATATATTTAACAAAAAATTCTTCTGAAATTGATATGGGACTTTATTTTGATGTTCCTGATTCTAGCATGAAACAATGTGATATGGAACAAACACCAATGAGATTTTTTAAATTCTGTGTTAAATCATTTTCTACATTTTACGCATTTGATCCGCAAAAGAAAAAATTAGAAGAAAAAGACGTTGTAATAAAATTTGCAGAAATATTTAGGACATCACTTCCTGAAGTACAAAATTTTAAAGCAATGAGTTTATACGGATTTGAAGGTGGAACCTGGGTTATGTGGGATGAAATTACTGAAGGGGACATGGATTCATATCAGATTTTTGTTTTGGATCCGTCCAAATCAGGAAAGATAAGTAAAATATCTCCTGAAGAAGCACTAGTAAAACAATTTAGTGGAGACTTAGGAGATGTCAAATTAGAAAAAATAGATGTTAGTAGTTCTGAAGAGATACAATCAATTGATTTAACTCGATTTATATGTTCCGATGCAACTGACACTTGTACCATTTCTTACGAAGGAGAATCCGAACAGGGATCTGCAATTGAATTATTACCTGAACAATTATACTATGTTAAACAAGGACATTATTATCTTTATTTTATTCCGGAACTTGAAATTGGAAAAAATTATTGGATGGGAATATATGGGGTTGATGTTGATGATTATAAATCTCCTGCAATTACTGGAATAACTGCCAAATCTGAAGATAAATTACCTCCTGCAATTGTAAATTTAGAAGTTGAGGAAGTCACATTTAAAGAAGAAGAAGCGGGAACTGTAAGATTCTTTGTAACTGAAATTCCTTCATATAATTTAGATGGGACTGAACTGAACTTTACTGAAATATCTCGAATTGATTTATTTTGTGCAAATACTGCAACACCTCAAATTGGTTCTAATTTAGCTGAACAAAAAATAGTAAGTTTGGGTGCACTACCCTTCCCAGTTTTAGAAGTTACACATCCATTCTCCGCATTAAAAACTTGTCCAAAAGATTTAGATCAAACATCTCATTTTTTTGCAATTGCTGTTGATAAATCAGGAAATTCATTTAAAGGAGAATTTCCAACAGATTATACTTATCCTCTCTTCTTTAGTGAATGA
- a CDS encoding DUF2240 family protein, giving the protein MFQLPYEKIVELIQEKSELSQAEVEMKIKEKLDQLSGLISKEGAAHIVANQLGVSIMDQSGGAIKLKNVLSGMKNVEAAGKVLGVYDIRDFEREGKPGKVGSFLIGDETGVLRVTCWHAKTEVMKDLSVGDIVSIKGAQARQNNGRIELHSNDRTEIIKNPEGVVIDVPTNMPSQDVTRKHISELTDNQFNVELLATIVQVFNPNFFEVCPNCKKRVRGSEDSFVCNEHGQVSPDFSYVMNCVLDDGTETIRTVFFRDQLLKLASKTHEEILQYKEVPDKMEELKNNLLGQLIKVDGRTKKNDMFDRVEFTARTVDPNPNPEEELKKYTKED; this is encoded by the coding sequence ATGTTTCAACTTCCTTATGAAAAAATAGTCGAATTAATACAAGAAAAGTCTGAATTAAGCCAAGCTGAAGTAGAAATGAAGATCAAAGAAAAACTAGATCAATTATCTGGTTTGATTTCAAAAGAAGGCGCCGCACACATTGTAGCAAACCAATTAGGGGTCAGCATAATGGATCAGAGTGGTGGTGCTATAAAACTTAAAAATGTTCTTTCTGGAATGAAAAATGTAGAAGCTGCAGGAAAAGTTTTAGGTGTTTATGACATAAGAGATTTTGAACGAGAAGGAAAGCCGGGAAAAGTTGGATCGTTTTTGATTGGTGACGAAACTGGAGTTTTAAGAGTAACTTGTTGGCACGCTAAAACTGAAGTTATGAAAGACCTTAGTGTTGGAGATATAGTTTCAATTAAAGGTGCGCAAGCTCGCCAAAATAATGGTAGAATAGAATTACATTCAAATGATCGTACTGAAATTATAAAAAATCCTGAAGGAGTAGTTATTGATGTTCCAACAAATATGCCTTCTCAAGATGTAACTCGAAAACATATTTCTGAACTTACTGATAATCAATTCAATGTTGAATTACTAGCAACAATTGTTCAAGTTTTTAACCCGAATTTTTTTGAAGTATGTCCTAATTGTAAAAAGAGAGTTCGTGGCAGTGAAGATAGTTTTGTATGTAATGAACATGGACAAGTATCTCCTGATTTTTCATATGTTATGAACTGCGTTTTAGATGATGGAACTGAAACCATTCGAACAGTATTTTTTCGCGATCAATTATTAAAACTTGCGAGTAAAACACATGAAGAAATATTACAATACAAAGAAGTTCCAGATAAAATGGAAGAACTCAAAAATAATTTGCTCGGTCAATTAATTAAAGTTGATGGAAGAACAAAGAAAAACGATATGTTTGATCGTGTTGAGTTTACTGCGCGAACTGTTGATCCTAACCCAAATCCTGAAGAAGAACTAAAAAAGTATACTAAAGAGGATTAA